One window from the genome of Crassostrea angulata isolate pt1a10 chromosome 2, ASM2561291v2, whole genome shotgun sequence encodes:
- the LOC128171268 gene encoding multiple epidermal growth factor-like domains protein 6 isoform X1: MASQMVQLGLFIFCVGFALVSGQCNIPNCDSCSSSDLTCARCVSGYYPYFATCTACSKGCVNVTSGPTCDATSGICARGCTPGWVGEKCDRCDSNYYKAGDTCYKCSDHCVSSCDGTTGSCFGGCREGYWGTRCENTCSPFCQGNACFYTNGTCINGCINGFYGLPCETPCGACPCDRTQGTCVGSCTVGFYGEQCDKRCQASCFDNRCERVSGRCTSDCPTGFYGDFCSKNCSTGCDGACNRDTGTCSTGCKRGFYGDTCVNQCNPNCQNGYCGRFDGNCQGLCVDGFYGDQCAKRCPSTCSGNCDQTTGSCSGECQAGRYGEFCEKFCTVGCSSGTCDRNTGLCLSSCVSGLYGAFCNQSCVNCDSVGCDKLSGVCRGQCDPGYFGSMCNKVCSSFCLDLSCQKNNGDCLGECKVGYYGSNCSQRCSENCNNSICSKTSGDCLSCAMGLYYGPKCQTPCGVCDHEGCNSETGACLGSCEPGYYGDKCKGLCNSNCEYEACDRTTAKCLGCETGFHGYNCTMVCSTDCPIRQCDQDKGYCSQNCSIGRWGQTCENECSTNCFENKCDRSTGDCFACDDGFYGPKCQQSCSPQCASGTCERSLGGCIGGCKVGYFDFKCNSPCVIYCIGSCNQTTAFCNNPCPPGRYGDYCSLVCPKTCAGTNNTCERSTGVCSIGCDVGYFGNNCLMACPNCDSSGCHRSNGTCVASCKLGYYGPSCNRTCSPTCDASGCVKDSGFCRGSCRVGYFGSFCENQCNTNCDSAGCHRTSGVCLGSCKPGYYNPTCSGVCSSHCRNGTCERFNGTCSECEVGYYGSFCNSTCSKCDSQGCNQAEGKCFGNCEIGFYGDKCDKVCPSNCITASCEKSNGYCSACKDGYFGMNCSSTCNSFCISNKCNQTSGYCTFDCPSGYRGLFCNEQCDSACADNTCNRFTGACVGSCETGKYGELCEQMCNSNCGGGTCLKDSGTCIGGCKVGFHGLMCNAVCSAQCASSCDQTAGTCDGACKVGHYGSFCERPCNTFCKGDACDKVTGACSSGCDLGYYGTYCNQSCSNCDAQGCNDRTGNCLGQCDVGFYGSQCNSSCATTCLEACQKTTGLCSGCPTGYYGDYCQQQCMTCDSMGCSISDGTCLGFCKNNMYHDQYCRSICGQNCENGTCNKETEYCDSCVQGFYGPKCTLRCNGNCQQNSCRRSDGYCTYPCSERYYGPTCTSICSIYCSNGCNRQTGVCNACTAGRHGDFCNNTCSSTCASGICEKQNGNCVGSCVPKYYGDKCTSECSTSCATSCNRTTAYCIGDCIPGHYGNFCEMDCSFGCIGQVCARSNGVCGSGCKAGYWGVFCNNTCQSCDANGCFQNNGTCVSQCLPGFYGADCTRNCSLTCKDSRCDRSTGACTECKDGYYGERCNFNCSTGCLNNACTQYSGVCKSSCKPGFYGTSCNRVCVGCSECIQSTGDCANCTQGFYGTNCQYACSSFCKLSSAEQLICDKDSGACAYQCRDGWWDAKCDQPCNNAVGCQSTACDINTGHCLTTCKDEYFGNRCEQRCSATCSGGKCEKISGTCSIGCDNGYYGPTCSLTCPQNCLICDFQTGTCISCLKGKYGSTCQFNCSSTCRVTSDSQQTCEKSSGNCLNDCTNGYFGDRCIQPCPGRCVSGSCNRANGQCAGDCMNGYYGLFCNQSCANCSEVSGQKMCHRSTGVCTDGCKLGFFNDRCSKLCSFDCQSFACSGTERNCTLGCIQGLFGSDCTSKCNPNCVNDLCERTSGECTVGCRSGFYGTLCDRSCKTAGCASGSCDRQTGACQTSCLAGYFGPYCNSTCPRCDYLSCDKTTGACIGDCKAGFYGSNCELKCSQNCNGSSCDRSSGRCTNGCSAGWYGEQCNQQCPINCNQGFCNRVSGNCNSCNDGHYGIKCELFCSTNCINPFCNFTDGTCVDCASGWWGNACNVRCPDNCENLICSQNTGNCLTCKPGFYGTDCRLTCSGCASFNGESNCLQLDGTCLNKCNPGFYGSMCTGVCNNKCKNNICVNSATNCSEGCKIGFYGQDCQSICSANCMNSECNKISGACLQGCKPRFFGQTCNRACNTSCLDNLCNSVDGHCLDCPDQYYGQFCESECHANCLGGVCDKNGRCVSCKSGYYGEMCTKACGNCTNCDRTTGCQACPVGKWGNACQYNCNANCQLNQCSKDDGTCNCKIGFYGTSCDKPCNNSGNCITLACEKVTGDCSGNCVDGWYGSKCGIHCPDHCKNKACNRQNALCSFGCSPGYYGDLCTSQCPVGCYDCTSDTSCLSCKPNRYGTKCIMQCSDNCKLPTDGTRVCDTSTGKCVLGCRDGYYGENCNKKCSSNCNNIACERDTGRCIGICKATFYGFFCNESCNGCETVGGSSCEQPTGRCLHGCVTGFYGTYCRDQCSSNCQNQKCETSSDNCLEGCITGKYGFDCKQECDAKCFGGKCARSTGSCELCHSGFEGPTCSQSLVSSENNNLPLIVGLSSGGGFLLIIIIVTVLCMQQLRSRKRLEREIAVKHFQEQNGWTFDDERLTANQFDKMSAFNGSMHGGSVHGSIHGSQFHGSQYHVYDNELVSGIGDDIALTDFPQYVCKMRVTDGAYERAHKTWYLKSRQFIGQQKEDRGQKDDDQLFASYDLSNR, from the exons gTCAGTGCAACATTCCGAATTGTGACAGTTGTTCGTCCAGCGACTTGACGTGTGCCCGATGTGTCAGTGGTTACTACCCATACTTCGCCACGTGCACGGCTTGTAGCAAGGGATGTGTTAATGTAACATCCGGGCCCACATGTGATGCAACTTCCGGGATATGTGCCAGAGGATGCACGCCTGGATGGGTCGGTGAAAAGTGTGATAGATGTGACAGCAACTATTATAAGGCGGGAGACACGTGCTACAAGTGTAGTGATCACTGCGTGAGTTCATGCGACGGGACGACTGGAAGCTGTTTTGGTGGATGTCGGGAAGGGTACTGGGGAACTCGCTGCGAGAACACGTGTAGTCCGTTTTGCCAAGGAAACGCGTGTTTTTACACCAACGGCACGTGCATAAACGGATGTATCAATGGATTTTACGGTCTTCCGTGCGAGACGCCATGTGGAGCTTGCCCCTGTGACAGAACGCAGGGCACCTGCGTTGGTTCATGCACAGTTGGATTTTACGGAGAACAGTGCGACAAACGATGTCAAGCGAGCTGTTTCGATAACAGGTGCGAACGAGTAAGTGGACGTTGTACTTCCGACTGCCCCACTGGCTTCTACGGTGATTTCTGTTCAAAGAACTGTAGTACGGGCTGCGACGGAGCGTGTAACCGAGATACTGGGACCTGCTCCACCGGTTGTAAACGGGGCTTTTACGGCGACACCTGTGTAAATCAGTGCAACCCAAACTGTCAAAATGGATACTGTGGCCGATTCGACGGAAACTGTCAGGGGCTATGTGTTGATGGATTTTACGGTGATCAGTGCGCTAAGCGGTGTCCAAGCACCTGTTCCGGAAACTGCGACCAAACGACGGGATCCTGCTCGGGTGAGTGTCAGGCCGGACGGTATGGGGAATTCTGTGAAAAGTTCTGTACAGTAGGTTGCTCTTCAGGCACATGTGATAGAAACACTGGCTTATGCCTATCTTCCTGTGTATCTGGACTGTACGGGGCATTCTGTAACCAATCATGTGTAAACTGCGATTCGGTCGGTTGTGATAAGTTATCGGGGGTATGTCGCGGGCAGTGTGATCCAGGTTATTTCGGTAGCATGTGTAACAAAGTCTGCTCTTCCTTTTGTCTTGATTTATCTTGTCAAAAGAATAATGGAGATTGTCTTGGGGAATGTAAGGTCGGATACTATGGGTCTAACTGTTCACAAAGGTGTAGTGAGAATTGCAACAATTCAATCTGTTCTAAAACATCTGGAGATTGTTTGAGTTGTGCCATGGGTTTGTATTATGGTCCGAAATGTCAAACTCCATGTGGAGTGTGCGATCACGAAGGTTGCAATTCTGAAACAGGAGCTTGTCTTGGATCATGTGAACCTGGTTATTATGGGGACAAATGTAAAGGGTTGTGTAATTCAAATTGTGAATATGAAGCTTGCGACCGCACAACTGCAAAATGTCTTGGGTGTGAAACAGGTTTTCATGGTTATAACTGCACAATGGTTTGCAGTACAGATTGCCCTATACGACAATGCGACCAAGATAAGGGATATTGTTCCCAAAATTGCTCCATTGGTCGATGGGGTCAAACTTGCGAGAATGAATGTAGTACGAATTGCTTTGAAAACAAATGTGATCGCAGCACTGGCGATTGTTTTGCTTGCGATGACGGTTTCTACGGTCCGAAGTGTCAGCAGTCCTGCAGTCCACAATGCGCTTCTGGAACATGTGAACGCAGCTTAGGGGGTTGTATCGGTGGATGCAAGGTCGGCTACTTCGATTTCAAATGCAATTCACCTTGTGTTATATATTGCATTGGTTCTTGCAACCAGACGACTGCCTTTTGCAACAATCCATGTCCGCCTGGAAGATACGGGGACTACTGTTCACTGGTTTGTCCAAAAACATGCGCGGGAACAAATAACACCTGCGAGAGATCAACGGGGGTCTGTTCAATCGGATGCGATGTTGGATATTTTGGCAACAACTGTTTAATGGCTTGTCCTAATTGTGATAGTAGTGGATGTCACAGATCAAACGGGACGTGTGTTGCGTCATGTAAATTAGGTTATTATGGCCCCTCATGTAATCGTACTTGCAGTCCAACTTGCGATGCTTCAGGATGCGTGAAAGATAGCGGGTTTTGTCGGGGTAGCTGTAGGGTTGGTTATTTTGGAAGCTTTTGTGAAAACCAATGCAACACGAACTGCGACTCTGCTGGTTGCCACAGGACCTCTGGAGTGTGCCTTGGATCGTGTAAGCCTGGTTACTACAATCCGACCTGTTCCGGTGTTTGCAGCTCACATTGCAGAAACGGAACATGCGAACGTTTTAATGGAACATGCTCCGAGTGCGAAGTTGGTTACTATGGATCTTTTTGTAACTCAACTTGCAGTAAATGTGACAGCCAGGGATGTAACCAAGCCGAAGGGAAATGTTTTGGTAACTGTGAAATTGGGTTTTATGGAGACAAATGTGACAAGGTTTGTCCCAGCAATTGCATCACTGCATCATGCGAGAAGTCAAATGGATATTGTTCAGCATGTAAAGATGGATATTTCGGTATGAACTGCTCATCTACTTGTAATTCGTTTTGCATCAGCAATAAATGCAACCAGACTTCAGGATACTGTACGTTTGATTGTCCGAGTGGATATCGAGGTTTATTTTGCAATGAACAGTGTGATTCAGCATGCGCTGACAACACATGCAACCGATTCACGGGTGCCTGCGTTGGGAGTTGCGAGACCGGAAAATACGGAGAACTCTGTGAACAAATGTGTAATTCGAACTGTGGTGGAGGTACTTGTCTAAAGGACTCAGGGACGTGCATTGGGGGTTGTAAAGTAGGCTTTCATGGCCTAATGTGCAATGCTGTCTGTAGCGCTCAGTGTGCTTCCTCATGTGATCAAACAGCAGGTACCTGCGACGGGGCGTGTAAGGTGGGTCATTATGGAAGCTTTTGCGAAAGACCATGTAACACTTTCTGCAAAGGAGATGCGTGTGACAAAGTCACCGGAGCTTGCTCGAGTGGATGTGATCTGGGATACTATGGAACGTACTGTAATCAATCTTGCAGCAACTGTGATGCACAGGGCTGCAACGATCGAACTGGTAATTGTCTAGGACAATGTGACGTGGGTTTCTATGGCTCACAATGCAACTCTTCGTGCGCAACTACCTGTCTAGAAGCTTGTCAGAAAACAACTGGACTTTGCTCAGGTTGTCCAACTGGCTATTATGGAGATTATTGTCAGCAGCAATGTATGACTTGCGACAGTATGGGATGTTCTATTTCAGATGGTACGTGTCTGGGGTTTTGCAAAAACAACATGTACCACGATCAGTACTGTAGGTCCATATGTGGACAGAATTGCGAAAATGGAACTTGTAACAAGGAAACGGAATATTGTGATTCATGTGTGCAAGGTTTTTATGGTCCAAAGTGTACATTACGATGCAATGGGAATTGTCAGCAAAATTCATGTAGACGAAGTGATGGGTATTGTACATACCCCTGCTCAGAACGATATTACGGTCCAACCTGCACATCGATATGTAGCATTTACTGTAGCAACGGTTGCAATCGACAGACAGGCGTCTGCAATGCTTGCACAGCTGGTCGTCATGGCGACTTTTGTAATAATACATGCAGCAGTACTTGTGCATCCGGTATCTGTGAAAAACAGAATGGAAATTGTGTTGGTTCATGTGTCCCAAAATATTATGGCGATAAATGTACTTCTGAGTGTAGCACCTCCTGTGCAACTAGCTGTAACAGAACAACAGCATATTGTATTGGCGACTGCATACCTGGACACTATGGTAACTTTTGCGAAATGGACTGTAGCTTTGGATGTATTGGTCAAGTCTGCGCTAGAAGTAATGGGGTCTGCGGAAGTGGCTGCAAAGCTGGATACTGGGGTGTGTTCTGTAACAACACCTGTCAATCTTGTGACGCTAATGGATGCTTTCAGAATAACGGAACATGTGTATCCCAGTGCTTGCCTGGTTTCTACGGAGCAGACTGTACACGAAACTGTAGTTTAACATGCAAGGACAGCAGATGCGATCGCTCAACAGGTGCCTGTACTGAATGTAAGGATGGCTATTATGGAGAACGATGCAATTTCAATTGCAGCACTGGTTGTTTGAACAATGCTTGCACGCAGTATTCGGGGGTGTGTAAATCTAGTTGCAAACCCGGGTTTTATGGAACAAGCTGTAATAGGGTGTGTGTGGGTTGTAGCGAGTGTATTCAGAGTACTGGGGACTGTGCAAATTGTACTCAAGGTTTTTATGGAACAAACTGCCAATACGCATGCAGTTCTTTTTGCAAATTGTCCTCTGCTGAACAATTAATATGTGACAAAGACAGTGGAGCATGTGCATATCAATGCAGAGATGGATGGTGGGATGCAAAGTGCGACCAACCCTGCAATAATGCAGTAGGTTGTCAAAGTACCGCTTGTGACATCAATACCGGGCACTGCTTGACAACATGCAAGGATGAATACTTTGGAAATCGGTGTGAACAACGTTGCAGCGCAACATGTTCAGgtggaaaatgtgaaaaaatttcGGGTACTTGTTCTATTGGCTGCGATAACGGTTACTACGGACCAACGTGTTCTTTGACCTGTCCGCAAAACTGTTTAATCTGCGATTTTCAAACAGGAACTTGTATTTCCTGCTTAAAAGGTAAATACGGTAGCACTTGTCAATTTAACTGTAGCAGTACGTGCAGAGTTACTTCAGATAGCCAACAAACCTGTGAGAAATCATCAGGTAACTGCTTAAATGATTGTACCAATGGATACTTTGGTGATAGGTGTATACAGCCTTGTCCAGGTCGATGTGTGAGTGGCAGTTGCAACAGAGCAAACGGACAATGCGCCGGTGATTGTATGAACGGATATTATGGTCTCTTCTGTAACCAAAGTTGTGCAAACTGTTCTGAGGTCAGTGGTCAAAAAATGTGCCATCGTTCCACAGGAGTTTGCACCGACGGGTGTAAACTCGGATTCTTTAACGATCGCTGTTCGAAGCTTTGTTCATTTGATTGCCAATCATTTGCTTGCTCGGGTACCGAGAGAAACTGCACTTTGGGATGCATACAGGGTTTATTTGGATCCGATTGTACATCGAAGTGCAACCCAAACTGCGTCAACGATCTTTGCGAGAGGACCTCCGGGGAATGTACGGTTGGATGTCGATCAGGATTTTATGGAACGCTGT gtGATCGAAGCTGTAAAACAGCAGGATGTGCTAGCGGAAGCTGTGATCGTCAAACAGGTGCTTGTCAGACAAGTTGTTTAGCAGGTTACTTTGGACCCTACTGCAACTCAACCTGTCCTCGATGTGATTACCTCAGTTGTGACAAGACAACAGGTGCCTGCATTGGGGACTGCAAGGCGGGTTTTTACGGATCAAACTGTGAACTAAAATGTAGTCAAAACTGCAATGGCTCAAGTTGCGACAGGTCCTCTGGCAGATGTACCAACGGTTGTTCAGCTGGATGGTATGGGGAGCAATGTAACCAGCAATGTCCGATTAATTGCAATCAAGGCTTTTGTAATCGTGTCTCGGGTAACTGCAACTCTTGCAATGATGGCCATTATGGAATAAAATGCGAATTGTTTTGCAGTACCAACTGCATAAATCCGTTTTGCAATTTTACAGATGGGACATGCGTTGACTGTGCTTCTGGTTGGTGGGGAAATGCTTGCAATGTAAGATGCCCTGATAACTGTGAAAATCTAATCTGTTCCCAGAACACTGGTAACTGCCTAACATGTAAACCTGGTTTTTACGGCACCGACTGTAGACTTACTTGTTCTGGGTGTGCATCATTCAATGGTGAGTCCAACTGCTTGCAATTAGATGGTACTTGCCTGAACAAATGTAACCCGGGATTTTATGGAAGTATGTGTACAGGAGTTTGCAACAATAAgtgcaaaaataatatttgcgTAAATTCAGCCACAAATTGTTCTGAAGGATGTAAGATTGGTTTCTATGGACAAGATTGTCAGTCCATATGTAGCGCCAACTGTATGAACTCAGAATGCAACAAAATTTCCGGCGCTTGTCTTCAAGGTTGCAAACCGAGATTCTTTGGTCAAACAT GTAACCGTGCTTGTAACACCTCATGCTTGGATAATTTATGCAATTCTGTTGATGGACATTGTCTTGACTGTCCAGATCAGTACTATGGCCAATTTTGTGAATCGGAATGCCATGCTAATTGCCTTGGAGGTGTCTGCGATAAGAATGGGCGATGTGTCAGTTGTAAATCAGGATATTATGGAGAAATGTGTACCAAAGCTTGTGGAAACTGTACCAACTGTGACCGAACAACTGGATGCCAAGCGTGCCCTGTAGGAAAATGGGGAAACGCCTGTCAGTATAATTGCAATGCTAACTGCCAACTGAACCAGTGCAGCAAAGATGATGGGACGTGCAATTGTAAAATTGGTTTCTATGGAACTTCCTGTGATAAGCCTTGCAATAACTCTGGTAACTGTATTACACTTGCTTGTGAAAAGGTTACGGGCGATTGCAGCGGAAATTGTGTTGATGGTTGGTATGGTAGTAAATGTGGTATACATTGCCCAGATCATTGCAAAAACAAAGCATGCAATCGTCAGAATGCATTGTGTAGCTTTGGCTGTTCACCTGGTTATTATGGAGATCTATGTACATCGCAATGCCCCGTTGGTTGTTATGATTGCACTTCTGATACCTCCTGTTTGTCTTGTAAACCAAATCGTTACGGAACAAAATGTATTATGCAGTGCAGTGATAACTGCAAGCTGCCCACCGATGGGACAAGAGTGTGCGATACATCAACTGGAAAGTGTGTTCTTGGTTGTAGGGATGGATACTATGGCGAAAATTGCAATAAGAAGTGTTCTTCAAATTGTAATAACATTGCTTGCGAGAGAGACACGGGCAGGTGCATTGGAATATGTAAAGCGACCTTCTATGGCTTTTTCTGTAACGAATCGTGCAATGGGTGCGAAACTGTAGGGGGAAGTAGCTGCGAACAGCCAACTGGGCGATGTCTGCATGGTTGTGTTACAGGCTTTTATGGAACCTATTGCCGGGACCAGTGCAGTTCAAATTGCCAAAACCAGAAATGCGAAACATCTAGTGACAACTGCTTAGAAGGGTGCATCACTGGAAAGTATGGTTTCGATTGTAAACAAGAGTGCGACGCAAAATGTTTCGGTGGCAAATGCGCACGCTCGACTGGATCCTGTGAACTATGCCATAGTGGATTTGAGGGGCCAACAT